In one Echinicola marina genomic region, the following are encoded:
- the gap gene encoding type I glyceraldehyde-3-phosphate dehydrogenase: MAKIKVAINGFGRIGRYTFKLLEKNPLVDVIAINDLMDIKNLSHLLKYDSIHGRFQGEVETKNSDILVNGKTIHIYGEQDPAKLPWKDLNIDLVIECTGRFVSKEKAEEHLKAGANRVIISAPALGDVPTVVLGVNDHIITGKEKIISNASCTTNCLAPMIKVLEEEFGIDKGFVSTVHSYTADQNLQDAPHRDLRRARAAACSIIPTTTNAAKAVELVMPEIKGKIHAMAYRVPVPDGSLTEMNVILKKDTDRKAINSAFEKASKGAMKGYLEYIEDPLVSSDIIGNPHSCIFDSDLTEVKGNFVKLIGWYDNESGYANRVVDLVLKLGQY, from the coding sequence ATGGCAAAAATCAAGGTAGCCATCAATGGCTTTGGCCGGATTGGCCGATATACTTTTAAACTTCTAGAGAAAAATCCCCTCGTGGATGTAATCGCCATCAATGACCTGATGGATATCAAAAACCTCTCCCACTTGTTGAAATACGACTCCATTCACGGTCGCTTCCAAGGAGAGGTAGAAACCAAAAATTCCGATATTCTGGTCAATGGGAAAACCATACATATATATGGCGAGCAGGATCCAGCCAAATTACCTTGGAAGGACTTGAATATTGACTTGGTCATTGAATGTACCGGTAGATTTGTATCCAAAGAGAAAGCCGAGGAACATTTAAAAGCTGGTGCCAATAGGGTGATCATCTCCGCACCTGCCTTGGGGGATGTTCCTACAGTTGTACTGGGCGTAAATGACCATATCATTACAGGAAAGGAAAAAATCATTTCCAATGCCTCCTGCACCACCAATTGCCTTGCTCCTATGATCAAGGTCCTAGAGGAAGAATTCGGCATAGACAAGGGATTTGTATCCACTGTCCACTCCTATACCGCTGACCAAAACCTCCAAGATGCCCCCCACCGGGATCTTAGAAGAGCGAGGGCTGCTGCCTGCTCCATTATCCCTACTACAACCAATGCCGCCAAAGCTGTTGAGCTGGTGATGCCTGAAATCAAAGGAAAGATCCATGCCATGGCCTATAGGGTACCTGTACCTGATGGTTCGCTGACAGAAATGAATGTGATACTGAAAAAAGACACTGATAGAAAAGCCATCAATAGCGCCTTTGAAAAAGCCTCAAAAGGTGCAATGAAGGGCTATTTGGAATATATTGAGGATCCATTGGTGTCCTCAGATATTATAGGAAACCCTCACTCCTGTATCTTTGATTCTGATTTAACAGAGGTAAAAGGCAACTTTGTAAAATTGATCGGCTGGTATGACAATGAGTCTGGATATGCCAATAGAGTGGTTG